A part of Planctomycetia bacterium genomic DNA contains:
- a CDS encoding DUF1552 domain-containing protein, whose amino-acid sequence MRLPLNRRTMLRAAAVSIGLPLLDAMLPIGLHAEQKAEALRAKRMLLIGRPLGLHTPYFFPENAGANYEPSRYLKLLEAHRRDFTVFSGMSHRGYNAGHGSEVALMTGVAPEGMRPGDVRNTISLDQEVASRLGSDTRFASLTLGGGTLSWNRKGVQVPSESSAVRAFKQLFVDGTPAEVASEIEKIRIGQSILDGVREQSRSLAATLGPTDRSRLDLLLTSIREAEQRLQQDQLWVTKPKVKVATKPFTDDHSTDQKMLERERQWYDLAHLALQTDTTRVISLYLWSHTERLDLPGLSLSHHDASHHGRDDAKIEQLALIEAAEMKLLADFLTKMKTTTEAGDTVLDRTIVLHASNLGNASSHSNDNLPVLLAGGGFKHAGHVAFDRKENIPMSNLFVRMLQQIGVESDRFGSSTGVLSEV is encoded by the coding sequence ATGCGACTTCCCTTGAACCGACGAACGATGTTACGCGCCGCGGCCGTCTCGATCGGCTTGCCGTTGCTCGATGCGATGTTGCCGATCGGGCTGCACGCGGAGCAAAAAGCCGAAGCGCTGCGCGCAAAGCGAATGCTGCTGATCGGTCGCCCGCTCGGTTTGCATACCCCTTATTTTTTCCCGGAGAATGCCGGAGCGAACTACGAGCCGTCCCGTTATCTCAAGTTGCTCGAAGCGCATCGTCGCGACTTCACCGTTTTCTCCGGCATGTCGCATCGCGGCTACAACGCCGGCCACGGCTCGGAAGTGGCGCTCATGACGGGTGTTGCCCCCGAGGGAATGCGGCCGGGCGATGTGCGCAACACGATTTCGCTCGATCAAGAGGTCGCTTCGCGACTCGGAAGCGATACGCGCTTCGCTTCGCTCACGTTGGGAGGCGGCACGCTGTCGTGGAATCGGAAGGGAGTGCAAGTTCCTTCGGAATCGAGCGCGGTTAGGGCCTTCAAGCAACTCTTCGTCGACGGCACTCCTGCCGAAGTCGCAAGTGAGATCGAGAAAATCCGGATCGGCCAAAGCATTCTCGACGGTGTGCGCGAGCAGTCGCGATCGCTCGCCGCTACGCTCGGCCCTACCGATCGAAGTAGACTCGATTTATTGTTGACCTCGATTCGCGAAGCCGAGCAACGCTTACAGCAGGACCAACTTTGGGTCACGAAGCCGAAAGTGAAGGTGGCGACGAAGCCGTTTACCGACGACCACTCGACGGACCAAAAAATGCTCGAGCGCGAGCGACAGTGGTACGATCTTGCGCACTTGGCGTTGCAAACCGATACGACCCGCGTGATCTCTTTGTACCTGTGGTCGCACACCGAACGCCTCGACCTGCCGGGCCTTTCGCTCTCGCATCACGACGCGTCGCACCACGGTCGCGACGATGCCAAGATCGAGCAACTCGCGCTGATCGAAGCGGCCGAGATGAAGCTCCTTGCCGACTTCTTGACGAAGATGAAGACGACGACCGAAGCCGGCGATACGGTGCTCGATCGGACGATCGTTCTCCATGCGAGCAACCTCGGCAATGCCTCGTCGCACTCGAACGACAATCTGCCGGTTTTGCTCGCCGGCGGCGGCTTCAAGCATGCCGGCCATGTCGCGTTCGACCGGAAAGAGAATATACCGATGTCGAATCTGTTCGTCCGGATGCTGCAACAAATCGGCGTCGAATCCGACCGGTTCGGCAGCAGCACGGGCGTGCTGAGCGAAGTTTAG